A window from Leptothermofonsia sichuanensis E412 encodes these proteins:
- a CDS encoding APC family permease yields MSQHEPWTLPESISAHEPSAPQPALTVADAIAIIVGIVIGAGIFQTPSLVASNAANGTVMMLTWLIGGLISFIGALCYAELATTYPHVGGNYYYLQRAFGSNLAFLFAWARMTVIQTGSIVLLAFVFGDYASQLFRLGPFSASIYAGLAIALFTGLNIIGLRQGKLTQNWLTLAKVLGLLLVTGVGLLLVVPASVPVAQAPRTTTWGLAMLFVLLSYGGWNEAAYISAEIRDGRRNIVRSLFWSIGIITAIYLLINLAYLQGLGLEGMAQSEAVAADLLRRSFGNTGAGLISFLIAVSTLGAVSATIFTGARTNFALGQDFTLFGFLGQWQGRSSAPTQAFLLQGVISLALVILGTITRKGFETMVEYTAPVFWFFFLLSGISLMVLRYREPAQPRPFQVPFYPTIPLIFCAVCGYLLYSSVAYTGLGAIAGILMVSLGVPFLWIERHRHG; encoded by the coding sequence TTGAGCCAACATGAACCCTGGACCCTACCGGAATCTATTTCTGCCCATGAACCATCTGCTCCCCAACCTGCGCTGACTGTTGCGGATGCGATCGCAATTATTGTCGGCATTGTCATTGGTGCAGGCATTTTCCAGACTCCATCTCTGGTTGCGTCCAATGCGGCTAATGGCACAGTTATGATGCTGACCTGGTTGATTGGAGGATTAATTTCTTTTATCGGAGCACTTTGTTACGCCGAATTAGCGACTACTTATCCTCATGTAGGAGGAAATTACTACTATTTGCAGCGAGCGTTTGGGAGCAATCTCGCGTTCTTGTTTGCCTGGGCACGAATGACCGTGATTCAAACCGGCTCCATTGTCCTGCTGGCATTTGTGTTTGGTGACTACGCTTCCCAGCTATTCAGATTGGGGCCATTCTCGGCTTCCATCTACGCCGGTCTGGCGATCGCCCTGTTCACCGGGCTGAACATCATCGGATTACGGCAGGGTAAGCTGACCCAGAACTGGCTTACGCTTGCCAAAGTCTTAGGATTACTCCTGGTCACAGGAGTAGGTCTGCTCCTGGTTGTCCCTGCCAGTGTACCTGTTGCTCAGGCACCACGGACCACCACCTGGGGGCTGGCCATGCTGTTTGTACTGCTGTCCTATGGAGGGTGGAATGAGGCCGCTTACATTTCAGCAGAGATCCGCGACGGCAGACGCAATATTGTCCGCTCCCTATTCTGGAGCATTGGCATCATCACAGCAATTTATCTACTGATTAACCTGGCATACCTGCAAGGTCTGGGACTGGAGGGCATGGCACAGTCAGAAGCTGTGGCAGCCGATCTCTTACGGCGTTCTTTTGGAAATACAGGTGCAGGGCTGATTAGCTTTTTGATTGCGGTTTCCACTCTGGGAGCGGTAAGCGCCACTATTTTTACAGGTGCACGCACCAACTTTGCTCTGGGACAGGACTTTACTCTGTTTGGTTTTTTGGGGCAGTGGCAGGGGCGTTCCAGCGCACCGACTCAGGCGTTTCTGTTGCAGGGAGTGATCTCCCTGGCGCTGGTCATACTGGGAACCATTACCCGCAAAGGGTTTGAAACAATGGTGGAATACACTGCTCCCGTATTCTGGTTCTTTTTTCTACTCAGTGGCATCTCCCTGATGGTTCTGCGCTATCGAGAACCCGCTCAACCGCGTCCATTTCAAGTTCCTTTTTATCCAACCATTCCACTCATATTTTGTGCCGTTTGTGGCTACCTGCTTTATTCCAGCGTGGCTTACACAGGGCTGGGAGCGATCGCAGGCATTCTTATGGTTAGCCTGGGTGTTCCATTTCTCTGGATAGAACGGCACCGACACGGCTAG
- a CDS encoding methylenetetrahydrofolate reductase, with the protein MNSNAQSIPSFREAAQAGHFLVTAEVAPPKGGNPAHMLQMAQLLKGRVHGVNITDGSRAVLRMSSLAASVILLQQGIEPICQVACRDRNVIGLQADLMGAHALGIRNILALTGDPVKAGDHPNARSVFELESVRLLQLIRKLNAGIDFNEKTMPDGATDLFVGAAVDPQCGSWSGLQRRFERKLAAGAQFFQSQLISDFDRLEKFMTQIAADCNKPILAGIFLLKSAKNAQFINRCVPGVHIPDSIIERLERAADPLYEGMVIAAEQVKLARQLCQGVHMMAVKREDLIPQILDLAGIAPLDKAKTLV; encoded by the coding sequence TTGAACTCGAACGCCCAGTCAATTCCCTCCTTCCGTGAAGCGGCTCAGGCCGGGCACTTTCTGGTTACAGCCGAAGTTGCCCCGCCCAAGGGCGGCAATCCAGCCCACATGCTTCAGATGGCGCAGTTACTGAAAGGACGGGTTCATGGAGTCAACATCACAGATGGCAGTCGAGCTGTATTGCGAATGTCCTCTTTAGCTGCTTCCGTGATTCTCCTCCAACAGGGGATTGAACCTATCTGCCAGGTAGCCTGTCGCGATCGCAATGTCATTGGGTTGCAGGCAGACCTGATGGGTGCCCATGCCCTTGGTATCCGCAATATTCTGGCACTCACAGGTGACCCGGTTAAAGCTGGGGACCATCCCAATGCCCGGAGTGTCTTTGAACTCGAATCCGTCCGATTGTTGCAACTGATTCGTAAGCTCAATGCCGGCATCGACTTTAACGAGAAAACGATGCCTGATGGTGCAACCGATCTATTTGTGGGTGCGGCGGTAGATCCCCAGTGCGGTAGCTGGTCAGGACTACAACGCCGGTTTGAACGCAAGCTGGCAGCCGGAGCACAATTCTTCCAGAGTCAACTGATTTCAGACTTTGATCGCCTGGAAAAATTTATGACCCAGATTGCGGCAGACTGCAACAAGCCTATTCTGGCAGGAATTTTTCTGCTGAAGTCTGCTAAAAATGCCCAGTTTATTAACCGCTGTGTGCCCGGTGTCCACATTCCCGATTCCATCATTGAACGCCTGGAACGGGCGGCTGACCCCCTCTATGAAGGCATGGTCATTGCTGCGGAACAGGTGAAATTAGCCCGCCAGCTTTGTCAGGGCGTTCACATGATGGCAGTCAAACGAGAAGACCTGATCCCGCAAATTCTTGACCTGGCTGGCATTGCCCCCCTGGATAAGGCAAAAACGCTGGTATAG
- a CDS encoding nucleotidyltransferase family protein — translation MSPRPPDSPIHFAIVLAAGASTRMGTCKASLPWLNGTTLLSYQVEQLLQAGVTPIVVLGPHNQQQPGARSSQIAINPHPEAGKVSSIHTGLRYVPPTWHSLMVVAVDQPRPYWIYQSLLQSHNSGTAPITAPMYQGRIGHPLVFSAIARSLLEGLQEETLGLRQVIRAFNQQIQRVEFHTPDVLLDLNTPKQYHAVLLAWQRTSLAPPTS, via the coding sequence ATGTCCCCCAGACCACCTGACTCTCCCATTCACTTTGCGATCGTTCTGGCGGCTGGCGCATCCACCCGGATGGGCACCTGCAAAGCCAGCCTGCCCTGGCTCAACGGAACCACCCTGCTCTCCTATCAGGTTGAGCAATTACTCCAGGCTGGGGTTACCCCAATTGTGGTGCTGGGCCCCCACAATCAGCAGCAGCCTGGCGCGCGCTCCTCTCAGATAGCCATTAACCCCCACCCTGAAGCTGGAAAAGTCAGTTCAATTCACACTGGCTTAAGGTATGTCCCCCCCACCTGGCATAGCCTGATGGTGGTCGCCGTAGACCAACCACGCCCCTACTGGATTTATCAGTCGTTGCTTCAGTCTCATAACTCAGGCACTGCCCCGATTACAGCACCCATGTATCAGGGTCGAATAGGACACCCTCTGGTCTTTTCCGCGATCGCCCGATCGTTACTGGAAGGATTGCAGGAAGAAACGTTGGGATTGCGCCAGGTCATACGGGCGTTTAATCAGCAAATTCAGCGTGTAGAATTCCATACCCCCGATGTTTTGCTGGATCTCAACACCCCTAAGCAGTATCATGCCGTCTTGCTGGCATGGCAAAGGACCTCTCTTGCTCCTCCTACTTCGTAG
- a CDS encoding XdhC family protein: MLEFYRQMAGILTREPVVLATVIHIRGSVPREVGARMVIRSNRTTIGTIGGGAGEAKVIQQSVQVLESGQKQQVEIDLTGAPQRETQGVCGGTMQVWLERWQGQSALTLVHQIIAWLESGQSGVLVTPLEAGRSPHLEANPHPPPPTLHPHAFLAPLLPPPALLIIGAGHCAIPLAHIAHLAGFQIVVQDDRPEFASQARFPDAALVLAEPIRKAILRLPAFSALYVALVTRGFVHDLEALQALRRCSTNYIGMIGSERRVKMVLQTFQQSMEPQEWLAFPNIYAPIGLDIGALTPEEIAISICAELIKVRRGGSGRSLSERLQSTQQLPNQQPANRLPSPFTHHVPQTT, encoded by the coding sequence ATGCTTGAGTTTTACCGACAGATGGCGGGGATCCTCACACGGGAACCCGTTGTTCTGGCCACTGTGATCCACATCAGAGGATCGGTCCCCAGAGAAGTGGGAGCCAGGATGGTCATCCGTTCAAATCGCACCACAATTGGCACAATTGGTGGGGGTGCCGGGGAAGCCAAAGTGATTCAACAGTCCGTTCAGGTGCTTGAATCTGGTCAGAAACAGCAGGTTGAAATTGATCTGACGGGTGCCCCCCAGCGAGAAACACAGGGCGTTTGCGGGGGGACCATGCAGGTCTGGTTAGAACGCTGGCAGGGACAAAGCGCCCTGACACTGGTGCATCAAATCATTGCATGGCTGGAATCGGGACAGTCAGGGGTTTTAGTTACCCCCCTGGAAGCCGGGCGATCGCCCCATCTCGAAGCTAACCCCCACCCTCCACCTCCCACTCTCCACCCCCATGCTTTCCTTGCCCCCCTCCTGCCGCCACCTGCGTTGCTCATTATCGGAGCCGGTCACTGTGCCATTCCCCTGGCTCATATCGCCCATCTGGCTGGCTTTCAGATCGTCGTACAGGATGATCGCCCTGAGTTTGCAAGCCAGGCACGGTTTCCAGATGCGGCCCTTGTGTTAGCAGAACCGATCAGGAAAGCAATTCTCCGGTTGCCAGCCTTTTCCGCCCTTTATGTGGCTTTAGTCACACGGGGTTTTGTCCATGATCTGGAAGCCCTGCAAGCCCTTCGACGGTGTTCTACTAACTACATCGGCATGATTGGAAGTGAACGGCGCGTCAAAATGGTTCTCCAGACATTCCAACAGTCAATGGAACCGCAGGAATGGCTGGCATTCCCGAACATTTACGCGCCAATTGGGTTGGATATTGGAGCACTGACGCCAGAAGAGATTGCTATCAGTATCTGCGCGGAATTGATTAAAGTGCGACGCGGGGGAAGCGGGCGATCGCTCTCAGAACGCCTCCAGTCCACTCAACAACTCCCTAATCAGCAACCTGCTAACAGATTGCCCTCCCCCTTCACCCACCATGTCCCCCAGACCACCTGA
- a CDS encoding DUF1517 domain-containing protein: protein MRNKITSFIKPLLKSLLAIGLVLSLAFSHADGALAAPGGGRIGGGSFRAPSRTYSAPRTYAPPGGGYGYGYGGGYGFPFVFPFPFFVGGGGLFSILIFLAIAGFLVNTFRRFRGDDGMGGYEVADPTVSVARLQVGLLAEARELQADLNKLALKADTSSTAGLSAVLQETSLALLRHPEYWVYASASVQQARLQTAETEFNRMLLSERSKFSGETLSNVNSQLRQATESNALAVRGNDGSLVQQEPGEYIVVTLLVGAQGKLNLPAVNNSNDLRQALQQLGGIPGDRLLALEVLWTPQAEGDVLTSDDLLVQYPNLKMV, encoded by the coding sequence ATGCGAAACAAAATCACTTCATTCATTAAGCCGTTGCTGAAGTCGCTGTTGGCGATTGGGCTGGTGCTGTCTCTGGCATTCAGCCATGCCGATGGTGCTCTGGCAGCTCCTGGTGGTGGCAGAATTGGCGGTGGCTCTTTTAGGGCACCAAGCCGGACTTACTCGGCTCCCCGTACTTATGCCCCTCCAGGGGGTGGCTACGGTTATGGTTACGGGGGCGGCTATGGGTTCCCATTCGTCTTTCCCTTTCCCTTCTTTGTTGGGGGTGGCGGGTTATTCAGCATCTTAATTTTCCTGGCGATCGCCGGGTTCCTGGTGAATACCTTCCGTCGCTTCCGGGGAGACGATGGCATGGGTGGCTATGAAGTCGCCGATCCGACTGTTTCAGTTGCCCGGCTCCAGGTTGGGCTGCTGGCAGAGGCCCGGGAACTGCAAGCGGATTTGAATAAGCTGGCACTGAAAGCGGATACCAGTTCCACGGCAGGTCTATCTGCTGTTTTGCAGGAGACTTCTCTGGCACTGCTGCGTCACCCTGAGTACTGGGTCTATGCGAGTGCTTCAGTCCAGCAGGCTCGGTTACAGACGGCTGAAACCGAGTTTAACCGAATGCTGTTGTCTGAACGCAGCAAGTTCAGTGGTGAGACTCTTTCTAATGTCAACAGTCAACTACGGCAGGCGACTGAGTCGAATGCCCTGGCTGTTCGTGGAAATGATGGTTCCCTGGTACAGCAGGAACCAGGTGAATATATTGTGGTTACTCTGCTGGTCGGCGCTCAGGGCAAGTTAAACCTGCCTGCCGTGAACAACTCTAACGATTTGCGTCAAGCCTTACAGCAGTTGGGTGGTATACCGGGCGATCGCCTGCTGGCTCTGGAAGTGCTCTGGACTCCTCAGGCTGAAGGCGATGTTCTGACCAGTGATGATCTGCTGGTGCAGTATCCCAACCTGAAAATGGTATAA
- a CDS encoding cysteine hydrolase family protein: MNAPRKILGIPPNAWAVNADFADLTRPPLEPRPITLKADTKTLRLDLAKTAMLVIDMQNDFCHPDGWLAHIGVDISPARTPIAPLQGVLPVLRSAQVPVLWVNWGNRPDLLNISAGLRHVYNSSGEGVGLGDPLPANGAPVLIKDSWAAAVVDELKPEPEDICVDKYRMSGFWDTPLDSILKNLGRTTLLFGGVNADQCVMATLQDANFLGYDCILVKDCTATTSPDYCWQATLYNVNQCFGFATDSCAILDAIKAETPLS; this comes from the coding sequence ATGAATGCACCCCGCAAAATTCTGGGTATTCCACCCAATGCCTGGGCGGTCAATGCAGACTTTGCAGACCTCACCCGTCCGCCACTTGAACCCAGGCCTATTACGCTCAAAGCAGACACCAAAACACTGCGCCTGGACCTGGCAAAAACGGCCATGCTGGTCATTGATATGCAGAATGACTTTTGCCACCCAGATGGCTGGCTGGCACACATTGGAGTGGATATCAGCCCTGCCCGTACCCCGATTGCGCCGCTTCAGGGGGTGCTTCCTGTTTTGCGGAGTGCCCAGGTGCCTGTGCTCTGGGTCAATTGGGGGAATCGCCCTGATTTGCTCAACATCAGTGCCGGTCTGCGTCATGTTTATAACTCCAGTGGTGAGGGAGTCGGTTTAGGGGATCCGTTGCCTGCCAATGGTGCCCCAGTGTTAATCAAAGATAGCTGGGCGGCGGCTGTCGTAGACGAGTTAAAACCAGAGCCAGAAGACATCTGTGTGGATAAGTATCGAATGAGTGGCTTTTGGGACACCCCCCTTGATAGCATCCTCAAAAACCTGGGTAGAACAACCTTATTATTTGGTGGAGTGAATGCTGACCAGTGCGTTATGGCAACCCTGCAAGATGCCAATTTTTTAGGCTACGACTGCATTCTGGTCAAAGATTGCACGGCAACTACCTCCCCAGACTACTGCTGGCAGGCAACCCTTTATAACGTCAACCAGTGCTTTGGATTTGCCACAGATTCCTGCGCAATTTTAGATGCCATCAAAGCCGAAACCCCCTTGAGTTAA
- a CDS encoding cupin domain-containing protein, with amino-acid sequence MDSESCVIPVVKSPTDYQAFRISPHDTNRLAIVFDPQSANMSLTLCVEIFDVGGKTPPNRHQLAVEMFFVLKGEGLAKCDGKAVVIRAGDSVLVPPTGTHEIHNTGSERLYALCIMVPNEDFAELIRSGTPVELDEADMAVLRRLPAPILC; translated from the coding sequence ATGGATTCTGAAAGCTGTGTGATTCCGGTTGTGAAGTCGCCTACTGACTATCAGGCATTTCGCATCAGCCCCCATGACACAAATCGCCTGGCGATCGTTTTTGATCCACAATCTGCCAATATGTCCCTGACGCTGTGTGTCGAGATTTTTGATGTGGGTGGTAAAACACCGCCCAACCGTCACCAGCTTGCGGTTGAAATGTTTTTTGTGCTCAAAGGGGAGGGACTGGCTAAGTGTGATGGTAAAGCGGTCGTTATTCGAGCGGGTGACAGCGTTCTGGTGCCCCCAACAGGCACCCATGAAATTCACAACACTGGATCTGAACGGCTTTATGCTCTGTGCATTATGGTGCCCAATGAAGATTTTGCCGAACTGATCCGGAGTGGAACTCCAGTCGAACTGGATGAAGCAGATATGGCCGTGCTACGGCGACTACCGGCCCCAATCCTGTGTTAG
- a CDS encoding CocE/NonD family hydrolase, which translates to MFKVAKETASMRTRDGVRLDADVYRPDLDGQFPVLLMRQPYGRAIASTVVYAHPTWYAAHGYIVVIQDVRGRGTSEGEFRLFAHEIEDGEDTVTWAATLPGSTGQVGMYGFSYQGMTQLYAAVNHPPALKTLCPAMLGYDLYADWAYEGGAFCLQANLSWAVQLAAETARLKGDVDAYQTLSTAAKNLTFCDPVPTRSGILKALAPDSFYHEWLNHPEPGEYWDALSPKAWLDRVDLPMLHIGGWFDTFMRGTLNLYKAMAARSRFQQQLVVGPWAHLPWGRRVGAVDYGAEAASPCDRLQIQWFDHFLKGSDNHFGEKTPVLLFEMGSNTWRSFDRWNRDIQTPFYLASSGLAAMGDREGTLSPVAGSRSPVPDVIVHDPWRPVPASGGHAAIPAGPFDRSSLDCRTDILTYTTEPLREALFLAGEIVALLYCTADTPSFDLCAVLSEVHPNGSAYNFSQGYIRINPGQATNPARIPLQPTCICLKPGNALRLSLSAACFPAYPVNAGTGTPPGETHLVDQQIISITIVCGGDRPSQVLLPIQSSQGQEGNITGGCNHD; encoded by the coding sequence ATGTTTAAGGTTGCCAAAGAAACCGCATCGATGCGGACCCGTGATGGGGTGCGGTTGGATGCGGATGTTTACCGTCCCGATCTGGACGGGCAGTTTCCTGTGTTGTTAATGCGGCAACCTTACGGACGGGCGATCGCCTCCACAGTTGTCTACGCCCATCCCACCTGGTATGCCGCCCACGGCTATATTGTGGTTATCCAGGATGTACGTGGACGTGGAACCTCAGAGGGTGAATTCAGGTTGTTTGCCCATGAAATTGAAGACGGGGAGGATACGGTCACCTGGGCAGCGACACTACCGGGCAGCACCGGGCAGGTTGGGATGTATGGGTTCTCCTACCAGGGCATGACTCAGTTGTATGCAGCAGTCAACCACCCCCCCGCCCTGAAAACCCTCTGTCCTGCCATGCTGGGCTATGACCTGTACGCAGACTGGGCTTATGAGGGAGGGGCATTTTGCTTACAGGCAAACCTGAGTTGGGCAGTTCAACTGGCAGCGGAAACTGCCCGTCTTAAGGGCGATGTGGACGCTTACCAGACATTGAGCACAGCCGCAAAAAACCTGACATTCTGTGACCCGGTTCCTACCCGCTCTGGTATTCTCAAGGCACTTGCACCCGATTCCTTTTACCATGAGTGGTTGAACCATCCTGAGCCGGGGGAGTACTGGGATGCGCTCTCCCCCAAAGCCTGGTTGGACCGGGTTGACCTGCCAATGCTGCATATTGGTGGCTGGTTCGACACCTTTATGCGGGGGACACTCAACCTCTACAAAGCAATGGCAGCCCGCAGTCGTTTCCAGCAGCAGTTGGTTGTTGGTCCCTGGGCACACCTTCCCTGGGGGCGTCGGGTTGGCGCAGTGGATTATGGGGCAGAGGCAGCCAGTCCTTGCGATCGCCTCCAGATCCAGTGGTTTGACCACTTCCTCAAAGGTTCAGATAACCATTTTGGAGAGAAGACCCCCGTGTTGCTATTTGAAATGGGCAGCAACACCTGGCGTTCCTTTGATCGCTGGAACCGTGACATTCAAACCCCATTCTATCTGGCAAGCAGTGGATTGGCTGCTATGGGCGATCGCGAAGGCACCCTCTCCCCTGTGGCCGGTTCCCGATCCCCCGTCCCTGATGTGATTGTCCACGATCCCTGGCGACCTGTCCCCGCTTCAGGTGGTCATGCGGCGATTCCTGCTGGTCCCTTTGATCGATCCAGTCTAGACTGTCGCACGGATATTCTCACCTACACCACTGAACCTCTGAGGGAAGCACTATTCCTGGCAGGGGAAATTGTTGCCCTCCTCTACTGCACCGCTGATACTCCCAGTTTCGACCTTTGTGCGGTCCTCTCAGAGGTTCATCCCAACGGCAGTGCCTACAACTTTAGCCAGGGTTACATTCGCATCAATCCGGGACAAGCCACCAATCCTGCCCGGATACCCCTGCAACCGACTTGCATCTGCCTTAAACCGGGCAATGCCCTCCGCCTCAGTTTAAGTGCCGCCTGTTTCCCCGCTTACCCCGTCAATGCCGGGACAGGGACCCCGCCCGGTGAAACCCATTTAGTAGATCAGCAGATTATCTCTATAACCATAGTGTGCGGGGGCGATCGCCCCTCCCAGGTCCTGCTGCCGATTCAGTCATCCCAGGGTCAAGAGGGCAATATAACAGGGGGTTGCAATCATGATTAG
- a CDS encoding DMT family transporter yields MASGKRTLFMRQIPGQIYLWLAVLILGASSAVTRKITEIGAQNFVGGQNPISLCNVLFVGNLCALLVLLLIHRQQWNRELWSRLSRREWLGLVMVATLSGALAPGLIFQALSLTPVTNVVLVSRLEPPLTLALSVWLLHDRINGWQIMGAIAAFLGVALTVILQPVKEPLMQMAGFHLGVGELLAALGAVALAVATILGKKRLSKVPLGIFSIVRTGLGTMIFFIVALILYGQDHFMEAFSPFLWKWMLLYGAIIVVLGQSFWMAGLRASSVSTASIIGSFTPIAGILAAYWILGEVPTPAQYMGGGVILLGLVFSQVGLHRQMAQMAQCQVSSAQAGQAIESHMGFKGI; encoded by the coding sequence TTGGCTAGTGGTAAACGGACTCTGTTCATGCGCCAGATTCCTGGACAAATCTATCTCTGGTTAGCGGTTCTAATCTTGGGGGCGTCCAGTGCAGTAACCCGCAAGATTACAGAAATTGGTGCTCAAAACTTTGTGGGTGGGCAAAACCCTATTTCGCTCTGTAATGTATTGTTTGTCGGTAATCTCTGTGCCTTGCTGGTGCTGCTGCTGATTCACAGGCAACAGTGGAATCGAGAGCTGTGGAGTCGTCTCTCCAGGCGAGAATGGCTGGGCTTGGTTATGGTAGCCACCCTGTCGGGTGCACTGGCCCCCGGTTTAATTTTTCAGGCATTATCTCTGACGCCTGTAACCAATGTAGTTCTGGTCAGTCGATTAGAACCCCCATTGACGCTGGCTTTGTCGGTTTGGCTGTTGCACGATCGAATCAATGGTTGGCAGATTATGGGAGCGATCGCGGCTTTCCTTGGGGTTGCCCTCACGGTTATCCTTCAGCCTGTAAAGGAGCCACTCATGCAAATGGCAGGATTCCATTTAGGCGTGGGTGAACTGCTGGCAGCACTGGGAGCTGTTGCGTTAGCAGTGGCAACCATTCTGGGAAAAAAACGGTTGTCTAAGGTTCCTCTGGGCATCTTCAGCATTGTGCGAACGGGATTGGGAACCATGATTTTTTTCATCGTTGCATTGATACTTTATGGTCAGGATCACTTTATGGAGGCATTTTCCCCCTTTCTCTGGAAGTGGATGCTCCTGTATGGCGCAATCATTGTGGTCCTGGGGCAATCGTTCTGGATGGCTGGGTTGCGAGCTTCCTCTGTTTCTACAGCCTCGATCATTGGTTCCTTCACCCCGATCGCTGGTATTCTGGCAGCCTATTGGATTCTGGGGGAAGTGCCAACTCCGGCTCAGTATATGGGGGGCGGTGTGATTTTGCTTGGCTTAGTTTTTAGCCAGGTTGGGTTGCACCGTCAGATGGCTCAAATGGCACAATGCCAGGTAAGTTCAGCCCAGGCGGGGCAGGCGATTGAGTCCCACATGGGATTTAAAGGTATTTAG
- a CDS encoding DUF1622 domain-containing protein, translating into MLIDNGFLMIAVESAPGQTIWLAHVSERLLQEFALLLKTVLEFVAILIIAVSLMTTLKKLVRWKLRQFQMARQTIRLELGLSLALSLEFLLAADIVGTAVSPSWDAIARLAAITGIRTFLNFFLQREVRELQAMEQSM; encoded by the coding sequence ATGCTAATTGATAATGGCTTTTTGATGATTGCAGTCGAGTCTGCCCCTGGTCAAACCATATGGCTGGCTCATGTTTCAGAACGTCTGTTGCAGGAATTTGCCCTGCTGTTAAAGACTGTTCTGGAGTTTGTTGCGATTCTGATTATTGCAGTCTCACTGATGACGACCCTTAAAAAGTTAGTTCGCTGGAAGCTCAGACAATTTCAAATGGCTCGGCAAACGATCCGGTTAGAACTGGGACTTTCTCTGGCACTATCACTGGAGTTCCTTCTGGCTGCTGACATTGTGGGCACGGCTGTTTCGCCGAGTTGGGATGCGATCGCCAGACTGGCTGCCATTACAGGCATTCGCACATTTCTGAACTTCTTCTTACAACGGGAAGTACGGGAACTACAGGCAATGGAGCAGTCGATGTAG